A single genomic interval of Methyloceanibacter caenitepidi harbors:
- a CDS encoding phage major capsid protein, producing MDPGVPATTVVTTTPGGTGDDVALAFEQFLQNFELFKQENDDKIRALQRGMPADVVTTDKIDRINQALDEQKAYLDRLTLKGARPRLSSSARFASGAHLQHKAAFDGYIRRGETSGLLSLEQKALAISTNDGADGGYLVPPEVEAAVLRGVKEISPIRAIAGNRTVSASVYKKPFSVTGPATGWVAETTTRDETNSPTLAELTFPTMEIYAMPSATQSLLDDSAVNIDEWLAEEIQVAFAQQEGAAFISGDGNNKPRGFLDYTKVENGSWAWDKIGYVATGNDGAFDSSHPSDDLIDFIYTLKSDYRANAHWVMNRATQATIRKFKDADGNYLWQPPERADLSPTLMTYPIVESEDMPDIDTDTFAIAFGDFGRGYLVVDRAGIRVLRDPFSAKPYVLFYTTKRVGGGVQDFDAIKLLKFGTS from the coding sequence AGCAGGAGAACGACGACAAGATCCGGGCGCTCCAGCGGGGCATGCCCGCCGACGTGGTGACCACGGACAAGATCGACCGCATCAACCAGGCGCTGGACGAGCAGAAGGCGTATCTGGACCGCCTGACCCTCAAGGGCGCGCGGCCGCGCCTGTCTTCTTCGGCGCGCTTTGCCTCCGGCGCGCACCTGCAGCACAAAGCCGCGTTCGACGGCTATATACGCCGGGGCGAGACGTCCGGGCTTTTGTCGCTGGAGCAGAAGGCGCTGGCGATCAGCACCAATGACGGCGCGGACGGCGGCTATCTGGTGCCGCCGGAGGTCGAGGCGGCAGTGCTGCGCGGCGTGAAGGAGATCTCGCCCATCCGCGCCATCGCCGGCAACCGCACGGTGAGCGCGTCCGTCTACAAGAAGCCTTTCTCCGTCACGGGCCCCGCGACCGGTTGGGTCGCCGAGACCACGACGCGGGACGAGACCAACTCGCCGACGCTGGCCGAGCTGACCTTCCCGACCATGGAGATCTACGCCATGCCGTCGGCCACGCAGAGCCTGCTGGACGACTCCGCCGTCAATATCGACGAGTGGCTGGCGGAGGAAATCCAGGTCGCTTTCGCGCAACAGGAAGGCGCGGCCTTCATTTCCGGCGACGGCAACAACAAGCCGCGCGGCTTTCTCGACTATACCAAGGTCGAGAACGGCTCCTGGGCCTGGGACAAGATCGGCTATGTGGCGACCGGCAATGACGGTGCGTTCGATTCATCGCACCCGAGCGACGATCTCATCGACTTCATCTACACGCTGAAGTCCGACTATCGCGCCAACGCGCACTGGGTCATGAACCGGGCGACGCAGGCAACGATCCGCAAGTTCAAGGATGCGGACGGCAACTACCTCTGGCAGCCGCCGGAGCGCGCGGACCTGTCGCCTACGCTGATGACCTATCCGATCGTCGAGAGCGAGGACATGCCGGACATCGACACCGACACGTTCGCGATCGCCTTTGGCGACTTCGGCCGGGGCTATCTCGTGGTCGACCGGGCGGGCATCCGCGTGCTGCGCGATCCGTTCTCGGCCAAGCCCTACGTGCTGTTCTACACGACCAAGCGCGTGGGCGGCGGCGTGCAGGACTTCGATGCCATCAAGCTTCTGAAGTTCGGAACGTCCTAG